Proteins found in one Bartonella krasnovii genomic segment:
- a CDS encoding NAD-glutamate dehydrogenase, translating to MLQQKTIETKNTPDKIEEILFAQTDKEDIAYYENKELQKAAAIAVNAFNLHQAGKNTICFEQNLTRNNRPITVITLVNDNKPFLLDSILNLVNQHKNHIYLIAHPILDSASGRRISLMQIHIESLNKQQIQKLENELTLVLKQVNAAVQDWKPMLEEVEKHIHAYQTSLPSRYKQEGERAIEFLHWLTDDNFIFLGMRTYNFIKDQKPIKSFTASNVELGILADSSIHIVDDESMKEPPQEVLSFMESDNLFIVTKANSRSKIHRSVWLDYIGLKIFDKEDQLCGELRIVGLFTSSAYTRSILQIPFLKEKAQTIIQRLGHNHADYSGKALISVLETYPRDEMFRVDVDTLTENAKLILQLDERPRLRVLVHTDSFGRFVSILVYVPRDHYSSSLREKVGEHFVELYKGDFFESYPLFLESTLIRVYYIIHRKVSETVPLHERATLEQHVRSIARSWEDSVQAIALTHKTTEPQTRLASKFPNSYRDLFSAEDAIKDAGHILSLHDNNPLFVTFYHAQNKEKQNISLRLFHRHEALALSKRVPLLENMGFRVIAEQTLELPDGNGQSVYLHDMQLESTFQICLDFEKDGQKLAETFEAIWAQDADNDAFNALTQTAELDWHEIVILRHYGRYLQQAGIPYSQDRVAQTLNAYPDITKELYALFHLKFHQSHTEKERGKNQQIIQKRIEEKLRKVTGLDDDLILRRYCNLIDASLRTNAFTPLSDGSPRRILATKLNPRQIEGLPEPRPYREIFVYGPEVEGVHLRFGPIARGGIRWSDRALDYRTEVLSLVKAQQVKNAVIVPAGAKGGFYPHRLPQTSDRAVIIEAARQAYTDFITALLSITDNLVNGKVSAPHNVICHDDPDPYFVVAADKGTATFSDTANAISQANHFWLDDAFASGGSAGYDHKEIGITAKGAWEAVKRHFRESFNQDIQTTPFTCVGVGDMSGDVFGNGMLLSKQTKLVAAFDHRDIFIDPDPNIEESYAERARLFKLPRSSWQDYDQSKLSKGGGIFSRKEKTITLSPEAAEAIGFEKQTGTPFEIISALLKAPVDLLWFGGIGTYIRATTESDTQVGDRANDAIRITGEQVRAKIIGEGANLGVTQRGRIEYISNGGRCNTDAIDNSAGVNCSDIEVNLKIVLASALRAKTLTREERNKLLKKMTPQVEQLVLRNNYLQPLALSLAESQSTTDLPYQIRFMHDLEQKKLLDRRVEMLPDEQILRQRITQGKGLIRPELAVIFAYAKLTLKEEIAHSPIVDDHYFNAALLNYFPTQIQENFEKEVINHQLRRNIIATLIANDIVNRGGPTFVKQLHDATEQKTENIIRVFIAIRDGFEIPHLSDQIDKLDNKIPGLVQNKLYAAMTPMLFETTNWGLHNMDISRPLEEIVKTIKQARNVIEKELMHSHDNDVKQKIEEKARHYGEEGAPKTLAKQLALLEAAPIICDISLIAKQSNSDLIKTAGIYFSLAQIIRINRINEASRIIPVVDYYDSMALNQAKESISESLRKIVIKILKNYGKKEDPFTTWKKTEEDHIHDVTNRISALIENDLNISRFTFAAGLISQLQNTGFQT from the coding sequence GACCCGCAATAACAGACCTATAACTGTTATCACTCTTGTCAATGATAACAAACCCTTTCTTCTCGATTCTATTTTAAATCTCGTCAATCAACACAAAAACCATATTTATTTGATTGCACACCCTATTCTTGATAGTGCTTCTGGAAGACGCATCAGTCTGATGCAAATTCATATTGAGTCTTTAAACAAACAGCAGATACAAAAACTTGAAAATGAACTTACCTTAGTTCTTAAGCAAGTTAATGCTGCTGTACAAGACTGGAAACCTATGCTTGAAGAAGTTGAAAAGCATATTCATGCCTATCAAACAAGCCTTCCCTCACGTTACAAACAAGAAGGCGAAAGGGCTATTGAATTTCTTCACTGGCTCACAGATGATAATTTCATCTTCCTTGGCATGCGCACTTACAATTTCATTAAAGATCAGAAACCTATAAAATCCTTCACAGCAAGTAACGTTGAACTTGGTATACTCGCAGATTCTTCCATTCATATTGTTGACGATGAAAGTATGAAAGAACCACCCCAGGAAGTCTTATCTTTTATGGAAAGTGATAACCTGTTTATTGTAACAAAAGCGAACAGCCGCTCCAAAATTCACCGTTCTGTTTGGCTCGATTATATTGGTCTTAAAATCTTTGATAAAGAAGACCAGCTCTGTGGAGAATTACGCATTGTAGGACTTTTTACCTCTTCAGCTTATACGCGCTCTATTTTGCAAATTCCTTTCTTAAAAGAAAAAGCCCAAACCATCATTCAACGCCTTGGACATAATCACGCTGATTATTCAGGAAAAGCCCTTATCAGTGTTTTAGAAACCTATCCAAGAGATGAAATGTTTCGTGTTGATGTTGATACACTAACAGAAAATGCCAAACTTATCCTGCAACTCGACGAACGTCCACGTTTGCGGGTACTTGTCCACACTGATTCTTTTGGACGCTTTGTTTCTATCCTTGTCTATGTACCACGTGACCATTACAGTAGCAGCCTCCGTGAAAAAGTTGGCGAACATTTTGTTGAACTTTACAAAGGCGACTTTTTTGAATCCTATCCGCTATTTTTGGAAAGTACTCTCATCCGTGTCTATTACATTATCCATCGCAAAGTAAGCGAAACTGTTCCACTTCACGAGCGCGCCACACTTGAACAACATGTCCGTTCAATTGCACGAAGTTGGGAAGATAGCGTTCAGGCCATCGCTCTTACCCATAAAACAACAGAACCACAAACCCGCCTCGCCAGTAAATTTCCCAACAGCTATCGTGATTTATTCTCAGCGGAAGATGCCATTAAAGATGCCGGACATATTCTCAGTCTTCATGATAATAACCCCCTTTTCGTAACCTTTTATCACGCGCAAAACAAAGAAAAACAGAACATTTCTCTTCGTCTTTTTCACCGCCATGAAGCACTTGCTCTTTCCAAACGCGTCCCACTGCTTGAAAATATGGGGTTTCGTGTTATTGCTGAACAAACCCTTGAATTACCAGATGGCAACGGGCAATCTGTATATCTTCATGATATGCAACTAGAGAGTACTTTCCAAATCTGTCTGGATTTTGAAAAAGACGGCCAAAAGCTTGCTGAAACTTTTGAAGCCATTTGGGCACAAGATGCTGATAATGACGCCTTTAATGCGCTCACCCAAACGGCTGAGCTTGATTGGCATGAAATTGTTATTCTGCGCCATTACGGACGCTATCTTCAACAAGCTGGAATTCCTTACTCGCAAGACCGCGTCGCCCAAACTTTAAATGCTTATCCTGACATTACCAAAGAGCTTTATGCTTTATTTCATTTAAAATTTCATCAAAGCCATACAGAAAAGGAACGGGGGAAAAACCAACAGATTATTCAAAAGCGCATTGAAGAAAAATTACGGAAAGTAACTGGCTTAGATGATGATCTTATCTTGCGCCGGTATTGTAACCTTATCGATGCGAGTTTAAGAACAAATGCCTTTACACCTCTTAGCGATGGCAGTCCAAGGCGTATTTTAGCTACCAAATTAAATCCGCGCCAAATTGAAGGTTTGCCTGAACCACGCCCTTATCGAGAAATTTTTGTTTATGGACCGGAAGTTGAAGGAGTCCATTTGCGTTTTGGACCTATCGCTCGTGGCGGAATTCGGTGGTCTGACCGCGCACTCGATTATCGCACTGAAGTTCTTAGCTTAGTCAAAGCCCAACAAGTTAAAAATGCAGTTATCGTTCCCGCAGGGGCAAAGGGGGGATTTTATCCTCATCGCCTTCCTCAAACAAGTGATCGTGCTGTTATCATAGAAGCAGCACGACAAGCTTATACGGACTTTATAACAGCTTTACTCTCCATCACAGACAATCTAGTTAACGGCAAAGTAAGTGCGCCCCACAATGTCATTTGTCATGATGACCCTGACCCCTATTTTGTTGTCGCAGCCGACAAAGGAACAGCAACCTTTTCTGACACAGCCAACGCCATCAGCCAAGCAAACCATTTTTGGCTCGATGATGCTTTTGCCTCTGGTGGCTCAGCAGGTTATGACCACAAAGAAATTGGAATTACAGCAAAAGGTGCATGGGAAGCCGTCAAGAGACATTTCCGAGAATCATTTAATCAGGATATTCAAACAACGCCCTTTACCTGTGTCGGTGTTGGCGACATGTCTGGTGATGTCTTTGGCAATGGAATGCTCCTTTCCAAACAAACAAAATTGGTTGCCGCTTTTGATCACCGCGATATCTTTATTGATCCAGATCCGAACATAGAGGAAAGCTATGCAGAGCGTGCACGTCTTTTCAAATTACCTCGCTCAAGCTGGCAGGATTACGACCAAAGCAAATTATCAAAGGGTGGCGGTATTTTCTCACGAAAAGAAAAAACCATTACGCTCTCCCCTGAAGCAGCAGAGGCCATTGGTTTCGAAAAACAAACAGGAACCCCCTTTGAAATTATCTCTGCTCTTCTCAAAGCCCCTGTTGATCTTTTATGGTTTGGTGGCATTGGGACTTACATCCGCGCCACAACAGAAAGTGATACCCAAGTAGGTGATCGTGCAAATGACGCAATACGTATTACCGGAGAACAAGTACGTGCAAAAATTATTGGCGAAGGAGCTAATCTTGGTGTTACGCAGCGTGGACGGATTGAATATATCTCAAATGGTGGTCGCTGCAATACGGATGCGATTGACAATTCTGCCGGTGTGAATTGTTCTGATATTGAGGTGAATCTCAAAATTGTTCTTGCATCAGCACTTCGTGCTAAAACACTCACCCGCGAAGAACGCAATAAACTCTTGAAAAAAATGACTCCTCAAGTCGAACAACTCGTCTTACGCAACAATTATCTACAACCCCTTGCTCTTTCTTTAGCAGAAAGCCAAAGCACAACTGATTTACCCTATCAAATACGCTTTATGCACGATTTGGAACAAAAAAAGCTTTTAGATCGCAGAGTTGAAATGCTCCCTGATGAGCAAATTTTACGGCAAAGAATAACCCAAGGCAAAGGTCTTATCCGTCCAGAGCTTGCCGTTATTTTTGCCTATGCTAAATTAACGCTCAAAGAAGAAATTGCTCATAGCCCCATTGTTGATGATCACTATTTCAACGCAGCCTTACTGAATTATTTTCCAACCCAAATTCAAGAAAATTTTGAAAAGGAAGTCATTAACCACCAATTGCGTCGTAATATTATTGCAACACTAATTGCCAACGATATTGTCAATCGTGGAGGTCCCACTTTTGTTAAGCAACTCCACGATGCAACAGAACAAAAGACTGAAAATATTATTCGCGTTTTTATTGCTATCCGTGATGGTTTTGAAATTCCTCACCTGTCTGATCAAATTGATAAGCTTGATAATAAAATACCTGGTCTTGTCCAAAACAAACTCTACGCAGCAATGACCCCAATGCTCTTTGAAACAACAAATTGGGGGTTACACAATATGGACATCTCGCGTCCATTAGAAGAAATTGTAAAAACAATAAAACAAGCCCGTAATGTTATTGAAAAAGAGCTTATGCATTCTCACGATAACGATGTTAAGCAAAAGATTGAAGAAAAAGCACGACACTACGGTGAAGAAGGAGCTCCAAAAACATTAGCAAAACAATTAGCTCTCTTGGAAGCTGCTCCAATCATCTGTGACATTTCTTTAATTGCAAAACAAAGTAACAGCGATCTTATTAAAACCGCAGGGATCTATTTCTCACTTGCGCAAATCATTCGTATAAATCGAATTAACGAAGCAAGTCGTATCATTCCTGTAGTAGATTATTATGACAGTATGGCTTTAAACCAAGCCAAAGAAAGTATTTCCGAAAGCTTACGGAAAATCGTCATTAAGATTCTTAAAAATTATGGAAAAAAAGAGGATCCTTTTACCACTTGGAAAAAAACAGAAGAAGATCATATTCACGATGTCACAAACCGTATTAGCGCCCTTATTGAAAATGATCTCAATATTTCTCGTTTTACTTTTGCAGCAGGGTTGATTTCTCAACTGCAAAATACTGGCTTTCAAACTTAA
- a CDS encoding DUF2125 domain-containing protein, protein MTVVCENVRKNGYPLRIGVICDKFQFSWPLYEVSLSTGRLTAGAPIYAPHLVEFNVDSPASIIFSGETSIVSHWRKLVIETEPYSKKSQTLKLIAEGLEFSPLEDKKLQEALGSKATDKKETQQNVEDPALLQDTPDGVSQPLEPKDVSQKITAEFLRLDFKREKNHFSGNMTFDGFDVSQIFISSSVEIPKIDGNLEWILNDASLLSENEGKNWKQRLYGKSGILKHGKLTFHTGGGVHISGPFSFDDEGYLSATFELVCIQHVKFLEVLQHLFPEEADNFQALFFILSTLPKNADGSPVLPLTISHGWVSLGFLKLGRLDPL, encoded by the coding sequence ATGACCGTGGTGTGTGAGAATGTGCGCAAGAATGGTTATCCTTTGCGTATCGGTGTTATTTGTGACAAATTTCAATTTTCTTGGCCTTTATACGAGGTTTCTTTATCGACGGGGCGTTTGACGGCTGGTGCACCAATTTATGCTCCTCATTTGGTCGAGTTTAATGTTGATTCTCCTGCATCAATTATTTTCTCTGGTGAAACTTCCATAGTATCCCATTGGCGTAAGTTGGTGATTGAAACAGAGCCTTATTCGAAAAAAAGTCAGACATTGAAGTTGATCGCTGAAGGGCTTGAATTCTCTCCTCTTGAGGATAAAAAACTTCAAGAAGCATTGGGATCAAAAGCGACAGACAAAAAGGAAACACAACAAAATGTTGAAGACCCAGCATTGTTGCAAGATACTCCTGATGGGGTTTCACAGCCATTGGAGCCAAAAGATGTCTCTCAAAAAATAACGGCAGAATTTTTGCGTCTTGATTTTAAACGAGAAAAGAATCATTTCTCAGGAAATATGACTTTTGATGGTTTTGATGTTTCTCAAATTTTTATATCCTCTTCTGTTGAAATTCCGAAAATTGATGGCAATTTGGAATGGATTTTAAATGATGCTTCTCTTCTTTCTGAAAATGAAGGAAAAAATTGGAAACAGCGTCTGTATGGGAAAAGTGGTATTTTAAAGCATGGTAAATTGACTTTTCATACAGGTGGTGGGGTACATATTAGTGGACCTTTTTCTTTTGATGATGAAGGATATTTGTCAGCAACATTTGAACTTGTTTGTATACAGCACGTGAAGTTTCTTGAGGTTTTGCAACATCTGTTTCCTGAAGAAGCGGATAATTTTCAAGCGTTATTTTTTATTTTGAGTACACTCCCTAAAAATGCAGATGGCTCTCCCGTTCTTCCCTTAACGATTAGCCATGGCTGGGTAAGCTTAGGATTTTTAAAGCTTGGTCGTCTTGATCCACTTTAG
- a CDS encoding glutamine amidotransferase, producing MFLNQRCLDKKQKNSKPRIAVVIHRRSPYTGRLGKFLQQNGFVLDVYRPIFGQKLPDTLEHYAGVVILGGPMSVNDGEAYISEEIDWISLSLKENKPFLGICLGAQMLARNLGARVGTRSDGTVEVGWYPLEVTPQGKELMNWPEMVYHFHDEGIYDLPKEAMLLATGHTYPTQAFRYGNNAWGLQFHAEFTRAMMRRLVARSAHKLTEKGAQPACAHLKGRLIYDRALSQWFEGALRQIFCTSPALV from the coding sequence ATGTTTTTAAATCAGAGATGTCTTGATAAAAAGCAAAAAAATAGCAAACCAAGGATTGCTGTCGTTATTCATCGGCGCTCTCCCTATACTGGTCGTTTAGGAAAATTTTTACAACAAAATGGTTTTGTTCTTGATGTTTATCGTCCTATTTTTGGACAAAAACTCCCTGATACACTAGAGCATTATGCCGGTGTTGTTATTTTAGGGGGACCAATGAGTGTGAATGATGGTGAAGCCTATATTAGTGAGGAAATTGATTGGATTTCATTATCGCTAAAGGAAAATAAGCCTTTTTTGGGTATTTGTCTTGGAGCACAAATGTTAGCGCGAAATTTAGGGGCGCGCGTTGGTACAAGAAGTGATGGTACTGTTGAAGTGGGCTGGTATCCACTTGAAGTAACCCCACAAGGAAAGGAATTGATGAATTGGCCAGAAATGGTCTATCATTTTCATGATGAAGGGATTTATGATTTACCAAAAGAGGCGATGCTTTTGGCAACAGGGCATACATATCCTACACAAGCTTTCCGCTATGGGAATAATGCATGGGGTTTGCAATTTCATGCTGAATTTACGCGCGCTATGATGCGGCGTTTGGTTGCACGTTCAGCGCATAAATTGACTGAAAAAGGTGCTCAGCCTGCTTGTGCTCATTTAAAAGGGCGTTTAATCTATGATCGAGCTTTAAGCCAATGGTTTGAAGGTGCATTACGGCAGATCTTTTGTACATCGCCAGCACTTGTGTAA
- a CDS encoding heme biosynthesis protein HemY, whose translation MIRVFIYIFVVCVLGLAFGWVANHNGIFVLTFLNFRFSASLLTVLSVLTLLFVMLTLLWWLFSFFFSIPSALSNYFYKRHRKRGYEALSKGILATFAGDGMIAQKMEAQVAKYLAGKKEPLVKLLQAQTLSLQNNSVRAIGLFEEMRKEDSTKLVGLYGLFREAMKSKAYEAAQQYAEEALTLSPALLWAHQAVLDRLGAEGKWDRALAVFERAQKALPRSVRATPERQHIQVLLLSGQALHLFDTHPVQAREAILKAHKLAPDFVPITIIAADILYKLNETRKADKMIIAAWQKEPHPDLGILYLEKEEGAIGRLKRAKTLASYNKDTFESAFLIAKAALDAGETTLAREQAQKALQYHPRESVYLLLADIEEAQGNNQGAVRHWLSLALRAERDPVWMCEGSIFSSWSAVSPISGRLGCFEWKAPPRVPSLTLEAVNIVPKKQDKKDVEEKTEEIEDKKLEESTPIDDSFLHNMQVEKQDIKEKDAKTFSQIRLNVDDPGVKTEEEGTSLSGKKFRLF comes from the coding sequence ATGATACGTGTTTTTATTTATATTTTTGTGGTTTGTGTCCTTGGATTAGCTTTTGGGTGGGTTGCTAATCACAATGGTATTTTTGTCCTCACATTTTTGAATTTCAGATTTTCTGCTTCATTGCTTACAGTGTTAAGTGTGCTGACTTTGCTTTTTGTAATGCTGACGCTTTTGTGGTGGTTATTCTCTTTCTTTTTTTCCATACCGAGTGCTCTTTCCAATTATTTTTATAAACGCCATAGAAAGCGCGGTTATGAAGCTCTCTCAAAGGGGATTCTTGCAACTTTTGCGGGTGATGGTATGATTGCGCAAAAAATGGAAGCACAGGTTGCTAAATATCTTGCAGGAAAAAAAGAGCCATTGGTAAAGCTTTTACAAGCACAAACCTTGTCTTTACAAAATAACTCTGTTCGGGCTATCGGTCTTTTTGAGGAGATGAGAAAGGAAGATTCGACAAAACTGGTTGGACTTTACGGTTTGTTTCGTGAGGCGATGAAGAGTAAAGCTTATGAGGCAGCGCAACAATATGCAGAAGAGGCACTGACTTTATCGCCAGCACTTTTGTGGGCACATCAAGCGGTGCTTGATCGGTTGGGTGCTGAGGGTAAATGGGATCGGGCACTTGCTGTTTTTGAAAGAGCCCAAAAAGCTCTCCCGCGTTCTGTTCGCGCTACTCCAGAGCGCCAGCATATACAGGTTTTACTGTTAAGTGGGCAGGCTCTTCATCTATTTGATACACATCCAGTACAAGCACGTGAAGCTATTTTGAAAGCTCATAAATTAGCGCCTGATTTTGTTCCAATAACAATTATAGCTGCTGATATTCTCTATAAATTAAATGAAACGCGTAAAGCGGATAAAATGATTATAGCCGCTTGGCAGAAAGAACCTCATCCTGATTTGGGAATCCTTTATCTTGAAAAAGAAGAAGGAGCCATTGGACGATTGAAAAGGGCTAAAACACTTGCTTCTTATAATAAAGATACATTTGAGTCGGCTTTCCTTATTGCCAAAGCTGCTTTAGATGCTGGTGAAACGACATTAGCAAGAGAGCAGGCACAAAAAGCATTGCAGTATCATCCACGGGAAAGCGTTTATTTATTATTGGCAGATATTGAAGAAGCACAGGGAAACAATCAAGGTGCTGTGCGTCACTGGCTTTCTTTAGCTCTTCGTGCTGAACGTGATCCAGTATGGATGTGTGAGGGGTCCATTTTTTCTTCTTGGTCAGCTGTTTCTCCAATCAGTGGACGTTTGGGTTGTTTTGAATGGAAAGCGCCTCCCCGTGTACCTTCTCTTACATTAGAGGCGGTCAATATTGTGCCAAAAAAGCAAGATAAAAAGGATGTTGAGGAAAAAACTGAAGAGATTGAGGATAAGAAGCTTGAAGAATCAACACCTATAGACGATTCTTTTTTGCATAATATGCAGGTGGAGAAACAAGATATAAAAGAAAAAGATGCAAAAACATTCAGCCAAATTCGTTTAAACGTTGATGATCCAGGGGTTAAAACAGAAGAAGAAGGCACGTCTTTATCGGGGAAAAAATTTCGTTTATTTTAA
- a CDS encoding COG4223 family protein, with translation MVDSSKQKVKSHYAGTRRKKPVIEHEAVAHDSEEKIQNSVESHVQEKQNMQNQDQTNSRTGWLWLSLSGILGGLIALGIFLGLQWVGLFSSPFVNNFVEEKRILQIAEAAKGQSEETREQLERVLQEIDALKTAFSSEENSVVGEKVLQIAEAAKSQGEETREQLEQVFQEIDALKTAFSSFSSQQFQTMKNDELLQKESKKAFANLEEKVKALEEAVQAFVGELKKIEMALSVGQSNASDLALLKKQLEALQQEIIVKNNEKKEINTALFTAISSLKNAVERGGSYNNELKLLEQLSPSIDGLDVLQKTATIGLPSSAQLSVDFARVADAIVGTQNIVTSDAGFFDRILAWIKGLVVSRPIGNVEGMTLGAITARMEVAIQAGDYEKALSEWQSLPQNAKDVSKDFVQQLERHIAVQQLLQQLLLSVQQGSFKATKM, from the coding sequence ATGGTCGATTCTTCAAAACAAAAAGTTAAATCACATTATGCTGGTACGCGCCGTAAGAAGCCAGTTATTGAACATGAAGCTGTTGCCCATGATTCAGAAGAAAAAATACAAAATTCTGTAGAATCTCATGTCCAAGAAAAACAGAATATGCAAAATCAGGATCAAACTAATTCTCGTACAGGTTGGCTTTGGTTGTCTCTTTCAGGGATTTTAGGGGGACTCATTGCTTTGGGAATTTTTCTGGGGCTTCAATGGGTGGGGTTGTTTTCATCTCCTTTTGTGAACAATTTTGTTGAAGAGAAAAGAATTTTACAGATTGCTGAAGCTGCAAAAGGCCAAAGTGAAGAAACAAGAGAACAATTGGAGCGGGTGCTTCAAGAGATTGATGCGTTAAAAACAGCGTTTTCTTCTGAAGAAAATTCTGTTGTAGGGGAAAAAGTTTTGCAGATTGCTGAAGCTGCAAAAAGCCAAGGTGAAGAAACAAGAGAACAATTGGAGCAGGTATTTCAGGAGATCGATGCGTTAAAAACAGCGTTTTCTTCTTTTTCATCACAACAGTTTCAAACGATGAAAAACGATGAACTCTTGCAAAAAGAAAGCAAAAAAGCTTTTGCGAATTTAGAAGAAAAAGTAAAAGCTCTTGAAGAGGCTGTACAAGCTTTTGTTGGAGAGTTAAAAAAAATAGAAATGGCTTTGTCTGTCGGGCAGAGCAATGCGAGTGATCTTGCTTTATTAAAAAAACAGTTGGAAGCACTACAACAAGAAATTATTGTTAAAAATAATGAAAAAAAAGAAATAAATACAGCTCTTTTTACAGCAATCAGTTCGTTAAAAAATGCTGTAGAACGGGGTGGATCTTATAATAATGAATTAAAGCTGTTAGAGCAATTATCACCTTCGATTGATGGACTTGATGTGTTGCAAAAGACAGCTACTATAGGTCTTCCAAGTTCAGCACAACTCTCTGTTGATTTTGCGCGTGTTGCTGATGCAATTGTTGGTACACAAAATATTGTTACGTCAGATGCTGGTTTTTTTGACCGAATTTTAGCGTGGATAAAAGGGCTTGTTGTTTCGCGACCAATTGGAAATGTTGAAGGGATGACGCTAGGGGCTATTACAGCACGCATGGAAGTTGCCATTCAAGCGGGTGATTATGAAAAAGCTTTGAGCGAATGGCAATCATTACCTCAAAATGCAAAAGATGTTTCAAAGGATTTTGTTCAGCAGCTTGAAAGACATATTGCTGTTCAACAGTTGCTGCAGCAGTTGCTGTTGTCTGTGCAACAAGGGTCTTTTAAGGCAACAAAGATGTAA
- the tsaD gene encoding tRNA (adenosine(37)-N6)-threonylcarbamoyltransferase complex transferase subunit TsaD: MRLLGIETSCDETAAAVIEYNNKSNSKILSNIVWSQVDHHAPYGGVVPEIAARAHVEVLDHLILQALTEANTKLKDIDGIAATSGPGLIGGLLVGVMSAKALSLATGKPFIAVNHLEGHALTAVLTHNIKFPYLLLLVSGGHTQTILVHGVGNYQRLGTTIDDALGEAFDKTAKLLGLPYPGGPALEKAALLGDKNRIPLPRPLKGEKRLDFSFSGLKTAVRQAATAIAPLTEMDVADIAASFQAAVTDTVRDRVQLALQHFTNQYPLSHDQEKHPPALVVAGGVAANQALRLTLQKLAHQHGFEFIAPPLSLCTDNAAMIAFAGAQKLARGETSPLDIAPRSRWPLDEKASPLIGTGRRGTKA; this comes from the coding sequence ATGCGTCTGTTGGGAATAGAAACAAGTTGTGATGAAACGGCAGCAGCTGTCATTGAATACAACAATAAATCAAATAGCAAAATTCTTTCCAATATTGTTTGGAGTCAAGTTGATCATCATGCGCCTTACGGCGGTGTTGTTCCTGAAATTGCCGCTCGTGCCCATGTTGAAGTTCTTGATCATTTAATTCTGCAAGCCCTCACAGAAGCAAACACAAAACTAAAAGATATTGATGGCATTGCAGCCACCAGTGGACCTGGTTTGATAGGAGGGTTATTGGTAGGTGTTATGAGCGCAAAAGCACTCTCTCTTGCCACTGGAAAACCATTTATTGCTGTAAATCACTTAGAGGGACATGCTTTAACAGCTGTATTAACGCACAATATCAAGTTTCCTTATTTATTACTTTTAGTTTCAGGGGGACATACACAAACAATCCTTGTTCATGGAGTAGGAAACTATCAGCGTTTGGGAACCACCATTGATGATGCATTAGGAGAAGCTTTTGATAAAACCGCAAAACTTTTAGGTCTTCCTTATCCTGGTGGACCAGCACTTGAAAAAGCAGCTTTATTGGGCGATAAAAATCGCATCCCTCTTCCACGACCTTTAAAAGGTGAAAAACGGTTAGATTTTTCTTTTTCAGGCCTCAAAACAGCTGTTCGACAAGCCGCAACAGCGATAGCTCCTCTTACAGAAATGGATGTTGCTGACATTGCAGCAAGTTTTCAAGCCGCTGTAACTGATACGGTGCGTGATCGCGTTCAGTTGGCTTTACAACACTTTACAAACCAATACCCTCTCTCTCATGATCAAGAAAAGCATCCTCCTGCTTTAGTTGTTGCGGGCGGGGTTGCTGCAAACCAAGCACTTCGCTTAACATTGCAAAAACTTGCTCATCAACATGGTTTTGAATTTATCGCACCTCCTCTTTCCTTGTGTACGGATAATGCAGCAATGATTGCTTTTGCCGGTGCACAAAAGCTCGCACGTGGAGAAACAAGCCCGCTCGATATCGCCCCTCGCTCACGTTGGCCCTTAGATGAAAAAGCCTCCCCCTTAATCGGGACGGGACGCCGTGGAACAAAAGCATAA
- a CDS encoding EVE domain-containing protein, protein MAYWLFKSEPHKWSWEMQKKKGADGEQWDGVRNYQARNNMRAMKYGDKGFFYHSNKGLEIVGIVEICAEAHPDSTTSDARWECVDIRALCDMPTPVSLKQIKANPKLANMVLVNASRLSVQPVTEEEWKEVCLMGNLKKEMLLS, encoded by the coding sequence ATGGCTTATTGGCTTTTTAAATCTGAACCTCATAAATGGTCATGGGAGATGCAAAAGAAAAAAGGTGCTGATGGAGAACAATGGGATGGTGTCCGTAATTATCAAGCCCGTAATAATATGCGTGCTATGAAATATGGCGATAAAGGCTTTTTTTATCACTCAAATAAAGGCTTAGAAATTGTAGGAATCGTAGAAATATGTGCTGAAGCACACCCTGATTCTACAACCTCTGATGCCCGCTGGGAATGTGTGGATATCCGCGCACTTTGCGACATGCCAACACCTGTTTCACTAAAACAAATTAAAGCCAATCCCAAATTAGCAAATATGGTGCTGGTCAATGCCAGCCGCTTATCAGTACAACCCGTGACAGAAGAGGAATGGAAAGAAGTGTGTTTGATGGGCAACCTTAAGAAGGAAATGCTTTTATCTTAA